One Sphingobacteruim zhuxiongii DNA window includes the following coding sequences:
- a CDS encoding c-type cytochrome encodes MIRTNRAQLYLFSMFLLLAAGACKQSENPEEKDTNPKTEKITLPEGFAIEHVYSPSDDKKGSWVSMTFDDKGRMITSDQFGGLFRVELPPMGSDSTVKPKIEAIEFPTEGPPLADTTKKKVGMGFAQGLLWAYNSLYVMVNHNPNDEFKKGSGLYRLQDTDNDDKLDKITEILHLEGNGEHGPHSIVLGPDSAIYIVAGNFTKIPKMDAYRSNPSDKVDNLIPYILDTHGHDADSHLDGGWIAKTDPEGKRWELISSGFRNPYDIAFNNEGELFTYDSDMEWDFGMPWYRPTRILHVTSGSEFGWRKGDAKWDARFLDNLPAVLNIGQGSPTNFINPKNAKFPEKYRNSLLAFDWSFGIIYALDLTPNGASYTAKAEEFISGSPLPLTDGVVGPDGALYFLTGGRKLESDLYRVYYKDHDKIKDAVKAKELPADIKLRREIEQYHQASTPGAAEKVWEYLGHQDRHIRFAARVALEHQPFDSWKELVFKERNVVRLTEAMVAVAHVADSTLQPQIMQKLATIPVEKLTPRMLENLSRVYEIVISRMGKPSAAEAQALAARLEPLYPAKTNSLNRQLSKLLLALGSEGAVKKTLDLLAVAKDDTTESNFMSSSDLILRNPQYGLDIANMLANIPPAQQIFLATTLSDATAGWTPELREQYFSWYYKAFGFKGGNSYIGFIDNARKKALSHVPKDQLAMYGKMSGDSLLNQKGNRLAENIVPPKGPGRKWEIDSALKVIDENAGVRNFKRGQELFLAIKCGSCHTMKGEGGSVGPDLTQLGTRFSKRDMLEAIIEPSKVISDQYESKVFNMKDGTSVLGRLMSENEKAYVISQNPYAPQITKELAKKDVQDIKRSEVSIMPPGTLNTMSPDELKDIMAYLMSGGNENAEVYKKK; translated from the coding sequence ATGATTAGAACTAATAGAGCACAATTGTATTTGTTTTCCATGTTTTTGCTGTTAGCAGCAGGGGCTTGTAAGCAGAGCGAGAATCCAGAAGAGAAGGATACAAACCCTAAAACTGAGAAGATTACGCTGCCAGAAGGTTTTGCGATAGAACACGTCTATAGCCCTTCGGACGATAAAAAAGGTTCATGGGTTTCCATGACTTTTGATGATAAAGGTCGAATGATCACTTCAGATCAGTTTGGCGGATTATTCCGCGTTGAACTGCCACCAATGGGATCCGATTCTACCGTTAAGCCGAAAATCGAAGCGATAGAGTTTCCGACAGAAGGGCCTCCTCTTGCAGATACAACTAAAAAGAAAGTTGGTATGGGTTTCGCCCAAGGTCTTTTATGGGCTTATAATAGTTTATATGTGATGGTTAACCATAACCCGAATGATGAGTTCAAAAAGGGTTCTGGACTTTACCGTTTACAGGATACAGACAATGATGATAAATTAGATAAAATCACCGAGATTCTACATTTAGAAGGAAATGGTGAACATGGTCCCCATAGTATCGTTTTAGGACCTGACTCCGCAATTTATATCGTTGCTGGTAACTTTACAAAGATTCCTAAGATGGATGCCTATCGCTCTAATCCAAGTGATAAAGTCGATAACTTAATCCCTTATATTTTAGATACGCATGGTCATGATGCTGACTCCCATTTGGATGGAGGTTGGATCGCTAAGACAGATCCTGAAGGAAAACGTTGGGAATTAATTTCTTCCGGATTCCGTAATCCTTACGATATCGCATTTAATAATGAAGGAGAGTTGTTTACTTATGACTCCGACATGGAATGGGATTTTGGAATGCCTTGGTACCGTCCTACGCGTATCCTACACGTGACTAGCGGTTCAGAATTCGGATGGAGAAAAGGAGATGCGAAGTGGGATGCTCGTTTCCTTGATAACCTACCTGCTGTTCTGAATATTGGTCAAGGTTCACCAACAAACTTTATCAATCCTAAAAATGCAAAATTCCCTGAGAAATATAGAAATAGCTTATTAGCATTTGACTGGAGTTTTGGTATCATTTACGCGTTAGATTTAACTCCAAACGGAGCTTCATATACAGCGAAAGCTGAAGAGTTTATTTCGGGTTCTCCACTTCCATTAACGGATGGTGTGGTAGGTCCGGATGGTGCTTTATACTTCCTAACTGGCGGTCGTAAATTGGAATCTGATTTATACCGTGTTTACTACAAGGATCATGATAAGATTAAAGATGCAGTAAAAGCTAAGGAACTTCCGGCGGACATCAAATTACGTCGTGAAATAGAACAATATCACCAAGCATCAACACCTGGTGCAGCGGAGAAGGTTTGGGAATACCTAGGACATCAAGATAGACATATTCGTTTTGCGGCACGCGTTGCCTTAGAGCATCAACCATTCGATTCTTGGAAAGAATTAGTGTTCAAAGAACGTAATGTTGTTCGCTTAACGGAAGCAATGGTTGCTGTTGCTCACGTAGCTGATTCTACTTTACAGCCTCAAATCATGCAAAAGTTGGCTACGATTCCTGTGGAAAAACTAACTCCTCGTATGTTGGAAAACTTAAGCCGTGTTTATGAGATTGTTATTTCGCGAATGGGTAAACCAAGCGCAGCGGAAGCGCAGGCTTTAGCAGCACGTTTAGAACCATTATATCCAGCGAAAACAAATAGTTTGAACAGACAATTGTCGAAATTATTGTTGGCTTTGGGATCAGAAGGGGCTGTTAAGAAAACGTTGGATTTATTAGCCGTTGCGAAAGACGATACGACGGAATCTAACTTCATGAGTTCTTCAGACTTGATTTTACGTAATCCGCAATATGGTTTAGATATCGCTAATATGTTAGCAAATATCCCTCCTGCACAGCAAATTTTCTTAGCGACAACATTGAGCGACGCAACTGCGGGTTGGACTCCTGAATTAAGAGAGCAATATTTTAGCTGGTATTATAAGGCGTTTGGTTTTAAAGGAGGAAATTCCTACATCGGATTTATTGATAATGCTAGAAAGAAAGCACTATCGCATGTTCCAAAAGATCAGTTGGCTATGTACGGCAAAATGTCAGGTGACTCGCTATTGAATCAAAAAGGAAATCGTTTAGCAGAAAATATTGTTCCGCCAAAAGGTCCAGGCCGTAAATGGGAAATTGACTCTGCATTGAAAGTAATTGATGAAAATGCTGGCGTTCGCAACTTTAAGCGTGGACAAGAGTTGTTCCTAGCAATTAAATGTGGATCATGTCATACGATGAAAGGAGAGGGTGGTTCTGTAGGTCCTGATTTAACGCAGCTAGGTACTCGTTTTTCTAAACGTGATATGTTAGAAGCGATTATCGAACCTAGTAAAGTAATATCTGATCAATATGAATCTAAAGTATTCAACATGAAAGATGGCACTTCTGTTTTAGGACGTTTGATGAGTGAAAATGAGAAAGCTTATGTTATCTCTCAAAATCCATATGCTCCGCAAATAACCAAAGAATTAGCGAAGAAAGATGTGCAAGATATCAAGCGTTCGGAGGTTTCTATCATGCCTCCAGGAACGTTAAACACGATGAGCCCAGATGAGTTGAAAGATATCATGGCTTACTTGATGTCAGGCGGAAATGAGAACGCAGAAGTTTATAAGAAAAAATAA
- a CDS encoding Gfo/Idh/MocA family protein, with the protein MSKQELRIGLIGCGFMGRTHSNGYKRVPNFFPDLGYTPVLKAVCSRSEEKVKAFAEQWGYESYETDWRKLIERDDIDAVDICTPNNMHFEIAIAAAQAGKMVLCEKPLSRTLEEGKQMVEAVESAGVKNTVWYNYRRLPAVTLAKQIVDSGKLGKIFHYRTNFLQDWTINENLPQGGRAFWRMDAEAAGSGVTGDLLAHCIDLAMWLNGGIKDVSSVTEIFVKQRMHEETGKMEDVKIDDACIFHCHFDNGSLGLFESTRYARGHKALFTFEINGEKGSLRWDLHDLNRLEYFDNSDESTVRGWRSIHVTDGDQPYMNKWWVPGLSVGYEHSFIHQVADFLESVEKAEECHPTFRDAYETQKVCEAVISSAKNRRWEDTDVEWNNK; encoded by the coding sequence ATGAGTAAGCAAGAATTAAGAATAGGATTAATCGGATGTGGATTCATGGGAAGAACCCACTCCAACGGATATAAAAGAGTGCCTAATTTCTTTCCAGACTTGGGCTATACACCAGTTTTGAAAGCGGTTTGTTCACGTAGTGAAGAAAAGGTAAAAGCATTTGCAGAACAGTGGGGCTATGAGTCGTATGAAACGGATTGGCGAAAGTTAATTGAGCGTGATGATATTGATGCTGTTGATATTTGTACGCCTAACAATATGCACTTTGAAATCGCCATTGCCGCAGCACAAGCTGGTAAAATGGTGCTTTGTGAAAAGCCACTTTCTAGAACCTTAGAAGAGGGCAAGCAAATGGTAGAAGCAGTTGAATCTGCAGGTGTTAAAAACACAGTTTGGTATAACTACCGTCGATTGCCGGCAGTTACTTTGGCTAAGCAGATTGTTGATTCTGGGAAATTAGGTAAGATCTTTCACTATAGAACTAATTTCTTACAGGACTGGACGATCAATGAAAACTTGCCGCAAGGTGGGCGTGCGTTTTGGCGTATGGATGCTGAAGCTGCTGGATCAGGCGTAACTGGTGATTTGTTAGCACACTGTATTGACTTAGCGATGTGGTTAAACGGAGGTATTAAAGATGTTTCTTCAGTAACTGAAATCTTTGTAAAGCAACGCATGCACGAGGAAACCGGAAAAATGGAAGATGTGAAGATTGATGACGCTTGTATTTTCCACTGTCATTTCGATAATGGTTCTTTAGGATTATTTGAATCTACGAGATACGCTAGAGGGCACAAAGCATTATTCACTTTTGAGATCAACGGTGAAAAGGGTTCTTTACGTTGGGATTTACACGATTTGAATCGTCTTGAATATTTTGATAATTCAGATGAATCAACGGTACGCGGATGGCGCTCTATTCATGTAACTGACGGAGATCAACCATATATGAATAAATGGTGGGTTCCAGGACTTTCTGTAGGATATGAGCATTCCTTTATTCATCAGGTTGCTGATTTTCTAGAGAGTGTTGAAAAAGCTGAAGAATGTCACCCAACATTTCGCGACGCTTACGAGACGCAGAAAGTATGTGAGGCGGTTATTTCTTCTGCGAAAAACAGACGCTGGGAGGATACCGACGTGGAGTGGAACAATAAGTAA
- a CDS encoding aldose 1-epimerase family protein, with the protein MDYSNKDWLDKVSHTAQVGGIETSVLDNGLGRGSRIAWINTGGGLRFKVVLDRAMDIADASFNQYNLSWISRLGVTPAQPLSDRGVDWLRTFGGGMLVTCGLTHVGGPEEDEYGRRGLHDQISNIPAEIIQIKQPDLINGDREMFITGIIKQGHPLGTNIELKRTIRCTLGEPTLHIIDEIVNVGNIDAPHMILYHFNFGWPIIDEGTELLWNGEWTAREQGEANKIFKEGEAFKICQAPREDHNGNGEEAAFIDMAADEQQISRCAIHNKKLGLALELSFDKRQLPWLTNWQHWGKGEYVTGLEPGTNPPIGQQKLRASKELIILKPREKKTYELTIHLTDTATGIQEIINKN; encoded by the coding sequence GTGGATTACTCAAATAAGGACTGGTTAGATAAAGTATCGCATACAGCACAGGTCGGAGGTATTGAAACTTCGGTGCTAGACAATGGTTTGGGGCGTGGATCTCGTATTGCCTGGATAAACACGGGCGGGGGACTTCGTTTTAAAGTCGTTCTAGATCGTGCGATGGATATTGCTGATGCTTCATTTAACCAGTACAATTTGAGTTGGATTAGCCGTTTAGGGGTTACTCCAGCTCAACCATTATCGGATCGCGGGGTAGATTGGCTTCGTACATTCGGTGGAGGGATGTTAGTTACTTGTGGGTTAACACATGTTGGAGGTCCAGAAGAAGATGAGTACGGACGTCGCGGTCTTCACGATCAGATTAGTAATATACCGGCTGAGATTATTCAAATAAAACAGCCCGACCTGATCAATGGAGATCGAGAAATGTTTATTACAGGGATAATAAAACAAGGTCATCCACTAGGTACGAATATCGAACTGAAACGTACGATCCGTTGTACGCTAGGTGAGCCAACATTGCATATCATTGATGAAATCGTCAATGTTGGAAATATTGATGCTCCCCATATGATTTTATATCATTTCAATTTTGGTTGGCCAATAATTGATGAAGGGACCGAGTTGTTGTGGAATGGCGAGTGGACTGCTCGTGAACAAGGAGAAGCCAACAAAATATTTAAAGAGGGAGAAGCGTTTAAAATATGTCAAGCTCCTCGAGAGGATCACAATGGTAACGGTGAGGAAGCAGCATTTATTGATATGGCTGCCGACGAACAACAGATAAGCCGATGTGCAATTCATAATAAGAAGTTAGGGTTGGCGTTGGAGCTTTCTTTTGATAAACGTCAATTACCTTGGTTAACCAATTGGCAGCATTGGGGTAAAGGGGAATATGTAACAGGATTGGAACCCGGTACAAATCCGCCGATTGGACAGCAGAAACTTCGCGCAAGTAAAGAGCTGATTATACTGAAACCGCGTGAAAAGAAAACTTATGAACTAACCATTCATCTGACGGATACCGCTACAGGTATTCAAGAAATCATAAACAAGAATTAA
- a CDS encoding cupin domain-containing protein, producing MANIEKAFEQGKGVLRLAPNWVPRSFCVPGRRIKLHPDDYYVLGGERGGIDERWFSSTTPAKNGPLTGEFEGLSFVVYEENGKTEQILLSDFVEELKGRLIGDRLWNEYQSWPMYSKFFDNMGPLPHHIHHNDEKAALIGQAGKPEAYYFPPQLNNHGGDFPYTFMGIAPGTSKETIKECLQNFSKGDNKITNYSQAYRLEPGTGWDVPPGLLHAPGSMCTYEPQKASDVFAMYQSLVNEAIIDEELLWKGLPEDQRGNYDGLMDIIDWDLNVDPNMMQNRFMAPLPVKDEAAMEAEGYNEKWICYKSEAFSAKELTVLPGQKVLIKDAAAYGLIMMQGYGKLNDWTIETPSLIRYGQLTYDEYFVSEEAAKNGVWIENHSQVDPIVMLKHFGPNNPDLVIKK from the coding sequence ATGGCAAATATTGAAAAGGCTTTTGAGCAAGGAAAGGGAGTGTTAAGATTAGCACCGAACTGGGTACCACGATCATTTTGTGTACCAGGTCGTCGTATCAAACTTCATCCAGATGATTACTATGTATTAGGTGGAGAGCGTGGTGGTATTGATGAACGTTGGTTTTCATCAACTACACCTGCGAAAAATGGCCCCTTAACTGGTGAATTCGAAGGCCTCAGTTTTGTAGTATATGAAGAAAATGGCAAGACCGAGCAAATCTTATTGTCAGACTTCGTTGAAGAATTAAAAGGCCGCTTAATTGGCGATCGCCTATGGAATGAATATCAAAGTTGGCCGATGTACTCGAAATTTTTCGATAACATGGGACCTCTACCTCATCATATTCATCATAACGATGAAAAAGCAGCATTGATTGGTCAGGCTGGAAAACCTGAAGCTTATTATTTCCCTCCACAGTTGAATAATCACGGAGGTGACTTCCCATACACTTTTATGGGTATTGCTCCAGGTACATCAAAAGAAACAATCAAAGAGTGTTTGCAAAACTTCTCAAAAGGAGATAATAAAATTACCAATTACTCGCAAGCTTACCGCTTGGAGCCAGGAACAGGATGGGACGTACCTCCGGGATTGCTACACGCTCCAGGAAGTATGTGTACTTACGAGCCTCAAAAAGCTTCTGATGTTTTCGCGATGTACCAATCTTTGGTTAACGAAGCAATTATCGATGAAGAGTTATTATGGAAAGGATTGCCAGAAGATCAACGTGGAAATTACGATGGCTTAATGGATATCATTGATTGGGATCTAAACGTTGATCCAAATATGATGCAGAATCGCTTTATGGCACCATTACCTGTTAAGGATGAGGCGGCTATGGAAGCTGAAGGCTACAATGAAAAATGGATATGTTATAAGTCTGAAGCGTTCTCTGCAAAGGAATTAACCGTACTTCCAGGTCAGAAAGTCTTGATTAAGGATGCTGCAGCTTATGGTTTGATTATGATGCAAGGATACGGTAAATTAAATGATTGGACTATTGAAACACCATCTTTAATTCGCTACGGCCAGCTAACTTATGATGAGTATTTCGTTTCGGAAGAAGCTGCAAAGAACGGCGTTTGGATTGAAAATCACTCGCAAGTGGATCCAATCGTTATGTTGAAACACTTTGGTCCAAACAATCCGGACTTAGTGATCAAAAAATAA
- a CDS encoding M28 family peptidase — protein sequence MKNKVIALIALLFTVCRVAEAQEAYARKVVSVLASDKYAGRGYIYDGDKKAAKYIANEMKKSGLKPVDGKSFMQGFELGANVFPKAAIVKVNNSILKMGVNVLVDAASPSINGDFNLVAVTGKLNDDQVLKNIAQDKELAGKAIYIDEAEQLKSINAQELRRAIVLLMTAGEYSAIVVNTPSKFTWRASVTQSAKPAIYIKDVDLNKGENQVSIDITAKYQPKYQTQNVCGFLKGTSNSDSTILVTAHYDHLGVIGKKVVFNGANDNASGTALMLYLAQYYGKNRPKYNMIFLAFSGEESGLLGSKYYAANPLNDLKKVKFLVNVDMAGTGDDGIQVVNGSIFTKEFDLLTKLNNAKNYLPAVKVRGAMNRSDHAPFYERGVPAFFIYTLGGTTAYHDIYDRYETLPFTKFNGYANLLTDFIDTF from the coding sequence ATGAAAAATAAAGTAATAGCACTTATAGCCCTTTTATTTACTGTTTGTCGAGTAGCCGAAGCCCAAGAAGCTTATGCGCGAAAGGTGGTTAGCGTATTAGCATCAGATAAATACGCGGGACGCGGATATATTTATGATGGTGATAAAAAAGCTGCAAAGTATATCGCAAACGAAATGAAAAAGTCGGGACTAAAACCTGTGGACGGCAAATCCTTTATGCAAGGATTCGAGTTAGGCGCCAATGTTTTCCCGAAAGCAGCTATCGTTAAAGTGAACAATAGCATCTTGAAAATGGGAGTAAATGTTCTTGTAGACGCTGCTTCTCCGAGCATAAATGGAGATTTTAATTTGGTTGCGGTTACTGGAAAGTTGAATGATGATCAGGTGTTGAAAAATATTGCGCAAGACAAAGAATTGGCTGGAAAAGCGATTTACATCGATGAGGCTGAGCAATTAAAATCAATTAATGCGCAGGAGCTACGTCGTGCAATTGTTTTGTTGATGACTGCAGGTGAGTATAGTGCTATTGTCGTGAATACGCCGAGTAAATTTACATGGAGAGCATCTGTTACTCAGAGTGCAAAACCAGCAATTTACATTAAAGACGTAGACCTAAACAAAGGTGAAAATCAAGTTAGCATTGATATCACGGCAAAGTATCAGCCAAAGTATCAAACGCAGAATGTTTGCGGTTTTCTAAAAGGGACAAGCAATTCTGACTCTACGATTTTAGTTACAGCTCACTACGATCACTTAGGCGTTATTGGAAAGAAAGTCGTATTTAACGGAGCGAACGACAATGCAAGTGGAACGGCATTAATGCTTTACTTAGCACAATATTACGGTAAAAATAGACCTAAATACAATATGATTTTCTTAGCCTTCTCAGGCGAAGAAAGTGGGCTATTAGGTTCAAAATACTATGCGGCAAACCCCTTGAACGACTTGAAAAAAGTCAAATTTTTGGTCAATGTAGATATGGCTGGAACTGGGGATGACGGAATTCAAGTGGTTAATGGAAGCATCTTCACTAAGGAGTTTGACTTACTTACCAAACTGAATAATGCAAAAAATTATCTGCCGGCAGTTAAAGTGCGTGGAGCCATGAATCGTAGTGATCATGCACCATTTTACGAAAGAGGTGTACCAGCATTTTTTATTTATACGTTGGGCGGAACAACAGCATATCATGATATCTATGATCGATATGAAACATTGCCGTTTACTAAATTTAATGGCTATGCAAATTTATTGACAGACTTTATTGATACCTTTTAA
- a CDS encoding sugar phosphate isomerase/epimerase family protein translates to MSKNNFPKLHNATWPGIVGKGDHEPIISLDELLEKTAAANVNGVKFDGVDLGLFDPHVKLDTSDDHISWVVDKIGGYGLEIGTLVAPIWPPDGGSAMGSQEDRDRFVDVVKRAAEFGYKLRKQGIRTNNVIRIDSASGVEDWAKNPLENSKLIAETFRRACDAASEYGERLAAEGEICWGGMQSWRKMLDTLEMVDRDNIGFQADMSHTFLYLLGYNAPEDRILKQDFEWSDREELERGLKFLTSQLRPWTIDFHVAQNDGTVFGSGSHDKTGRHCLPTDPNGRLDIVKDAGYWLRDEQGNLTKAFNHICWDGCMFPNEVMHKQETWNSILETLIKVRDQHGWSE, encoded by the coding sequence ATGAGCAAGAACAATTTTCCAAAATTACACAATGCGACATGGCCTGGAATCGTGGGAAAAGGCGATCATGAGCCGATTATTTCGTTAGATGAGTTACTTGAAAAGACCGCTGCTGCGAATGTAAATGGGGTTAAATTTGATGGAGTAGACTTAGGTCTATTCGACCCTCACGTAAAATTGGATACTTCTGATGATCATATTTCTTGGGTTGTTGATAAAATCGGCGGCTACGGTTTAGAGATTGGAACTTTGGTTGCGCCTATTTGGCCTCCAGATGGTGGTTCAGCCATGGGATCGCAAGAAGATCGTGATCGCTTTGTTGACGTGGTGAAGCGCGCCGCGGAATTTGGTTATAAACTTCGCAAGCAGGGAATCCGTACAAACAATGTTATTCGTATAGACTCGGCTTCTGGAGTTGAAGATTGGGCAAAGAATCCTTTAGAGAATAGTAAGCTTATTGCTGAAACGTTTCGTAGAGCTTGCGACGCTGCTTCTGAATATGGAGAGCGTTTGGCGGCCGAGGGAGAAATCTGCTGGGGTGGTATGCAAAGTTGGAGAAAAATGTTAGATACGCTGGAAATGGTTGATCGTGATAATATTGGCTTCCAAGCAGATATGTCTCATACCTTTTTGTACCTACTAGGGTATAACGCACCAGAGGATCGTATTTTGAAACAAGATTTTGAATGGAGCGATCGTGAAGAATTAGAACGCGGATTAAAATTCCTCACCTCCCAATTGCGCCCATGGACGATTGACTTCCACGTTGCACAGAATGATGGGACCGTTTTTGGTTCTGGTTCACATGATAAAACCGGTCGTCATTGTTTGCCAACGGATCCAAATGGTCGTTTAGATATCGTAAAGGATGCCGGATATTGGTTGCGTGACGAGCAAGGGAATTTAACAAAAGCTTTCAATCACATCTGTTGGGATGGCTGTATGTTCCCGAATGAGGTTATGCATAAGCAAGAAACTTGGAACTCTATCTTAGAGACCCTAATTAAAGTACGTGATCAACATGGTTGGTCAGAATAG